The following coding sequences lie in one Sphingobium sp. KCTC 72723 genomic window:
- the argJ gene encoding bifunctional glutamate N-acetyltransferase/amino-acid acetyltransferase ArgJ → MTDRSPLAPAAFPTLSPIDGVTLRVARAGYKAWERCDLTYVELDAGTAVAGVTTQSLCPSPEVEWCRDALPLGAARAVVVNAGNANAFTGRRGRAAVEAIAAKVANHLSCLPSDIFVSSTGVIGVPLPIDKAEAGLEAAFAAAPCGWEDAANTIGTTDTYAKGAQVSAMIGETRVNLVGIIKGSGMIAPDMATMLGYIFTDAAVAPALLQAMLSAANKRTFSCITVDSDTSTSDTVLAFATGKAGNVPIASMDDAGADAFAAALDDLCRQLAHLVVRDGEGATKFVAIHVEGAKSDESAHRIALSIANSPLVKTAIAGEDANWGRVVMAIGKAGEPAERDLLSIRFGATQVASGGLAVEGYDEAPVAAHLMGQDIEIGVDLGLGEGRATVWTCDLTHGYISINADYRS, encoded by the coding sequence ATGACCGATCGCTCCCCCCTCGCCCCTGCGGCCTTTCCGACCCTTTCCCCTATCGACGGCGTGACGCTGCGCGTGGCGCGGGCGGGGTATAAGGCGTGGGAGCGGTGCGACCTGACTTATGTGGAGCTGGACGCGGGGACGGCGGTGGCGGGGGTGACGACGCAGAGCCTGTGTCCGTCGCCCGAAGTGGAATGGTGCCGCGACGCGTTGCCGCTGGGGGCGGCGCGGGCAGTGGTGGTCAATGCGGGCAATGCGAACGCCTTTACCGGCCGTCGCGGGCGCGCGGCGGTGGAGGCGATTGCGGCCAAGGTCGCCAATCATCTGTCCTGCCTGCCGTCCGACATCTTCGTGTCCTCCACCGGGGTGATTGGTGTGCCGTTGCCGATCGACAAGGCCGAAGCGGGGCTGGAGGCTGCCTTTGCCGCTGCGCCTTGCGGGTGGGAGGATGCGGCCAATACGATCGGCACGACCGACACCTATGCCAAGGGCGCGCAGGTGTCCGCGATGATCGGCGAGACGCGGGTCAATCTGGTCGGCATCATCAAGGGATCGGGCATGATCGCGCCGGACATGGCGACGATGCTGGGCTATATCTTTACCGATGCGGCAGTGGCCCCTGCCCTGTTGCAGGCGATGTTGTCGGCGGCGAACAAGCGGACTTTCTCCTGCATCACGGTGGATAGCGATACGTCGACCAGCGACACGGTGCTGGCATTCGCCACGGGCAAGGCGGGCAATGTACCGATCGCGTCGATGGACGATGCCGGGGCGGATGCCTTTGCCGCTGCGCTGGACGATCTGTGCCGCCAACTGGCGCATCTGGTGGTGCGCGATGGCGAAGGCGCGACCAAGTTCGTGGCGATCCATGTCGAAGGCGCAAAGAGCGACGAGAGCGCGCACCGCATCGCCCTGTCGATCGCCAATTCGCCGCTGGTCAAGACCGCGATCGCGGGGGAGGACGCCAATTGGGGCCGGGTCGTGATGGCCATCGGCAAGGCAGGCGAACCGGCCGAGCGCGACCTGCTGTCCATCCGTTTCGGCGCGACGCAGGTGGCGAGCGGGGGACTGGCGGTCGAGGGGTATGACGAAGCGCCGGTGGCCGCGCATCTGATGGGGCAGGACATAGAGATCGGCGTCGACCTGGGGCTGGGCGAGGGCCGGGCGACGGTTTGGACGTGCGACCTGACGCATGGCTATATTTCGATCAACGCGGATTATCGTAGCTGA
- the secA gene encoding preprotein translocase subunit SecA has protein sequence MFGALAKSIFGSSNDRYVKSLGKLVDRIASFEPAMQALSDAELTAQTAKFRERLAAGETLDDLLPEAFATVREASVRILGMRHFDVQMVGGIVLHRGEIAEMRTGEGKTLVATVATYLNALEGKGVHVVTVNDYLASRDCEWMGQVYRFLGLTTGVIVPNISEDQRRAAYAADVTYATNNELGFDYLRDNMKYDRASMVQRPFNYAIVDEVDSILIDEARTPLIISGPTDDKSELYVSVDAIVKQVTEADYEKDEKQRTVTLTEDGTERLERLLEEAGLLQGDNLYDFENTQVVHHLNQALRANVMFRRDIDYIVKDGKVVIIDEFTGRMMDGRRWSDGLHQAVEAKEGVQIEPENQTLASVTFQNYFRMYPKISGMTGTASTEATEFYEIYKMNVVTIPTNKPVQRVDEEDSFYKNLEDKFRGIARTIKVHAEQGQPVLVGTVSIEKSEMLSEFLNQEGVPHAVLNARFHEREAHIVAQAGRKGVVTIATNMAGRGTDIQLGGNLELRVEDELRDMPEGPERDAAIENIRAEIAIEKAEVLAAGGLFVLATERHESRRIDNQLRGRSGRQGDPGLSRFYLSLDDDLMRIFGPDTMFAKMIRSNLEDGEALPPSKWLSKAIETAQKKVEARNYDIRKQVVEYDDVMNDQRKVIYEQRADIMDADTVDDVVVDMRHETVNDIVGSCCPPGTYPEQWNVEKLKSRTSEILGLEPDFDAWLAEDAVDPELIEQRLVTLADEAVADKVSTVTSDDWHMIEKSILLQSLDHHWKEHLSTLDALRQVVHLRAYAQKTPINEYKQESFALFERMLENIREDVTGSIARVQFRMDEAPMPDFDLPVLPDFITTHLDPFSGEDNSADIDAGSFGGITTTIPRAPVADGEFANLDISRNAMCPCGSGQKYKHCHGALA, from the coding sequence ATGTTCGGCGCCCTTGCCAAGTCCATCTTCGGATCGTCCAACGACCGTTACGTCAAGTCGCTGGGCAAGCTGGTCGATCGTATCGCGTCTTTCGAACCGGCGATGCAGGCGCTGAGCGACGCGGAACTGACGGCGCAAACGGCGAAATTCCGCGAACGGCTGGCCGCTGGCGAAACGCTGGACGACCTGCTGCCCGAAGCGTTCGCTACGGTGCGCGAAGCGTCGGTCCGCATATTGGGGATGCGCCATTTCGACGTGCAGATGGTCGGCGGCATCGTCCTGCATCGCGGCGAAATCGCCGAAATGCGCACGGGTGAGGGCAAGACGCTGGTCGCCACCGTCGCCACCTACCTCAACGCGCTGGAGGGGAAGGGCGTTCACGTCGTCACCGTCAACGATTATCTGGCCAGCCGCGATTGCGAATGGATGGGCCAGGTCTATCGCTTCCTCGGCCTCACCACCGGCGTCATCGTCCCCAACATCAGCGAGGACCAGCGCCGCGCCGCCTATGCCGCTGACGTCACCTATGCGACGAACAATGAACTGGGCTTCGACTACCTGCGCGACAATATGAAATATGACCGCGCCTCGATGGTCCAGCGGCCTTTCAACTACGCCATCGTCGATGAAGTGGACTCGATCCTCATCGACGAAGCGCGCACCCCGCTGATCATTTCCGGGCCGACCGACGACAAGTCCGAACTCTATGTATCGGTCGACGCGATCGTGAAGCAGGTGACCGAAGCGGATTATGAGAAGGACGAAAAGCAGCGCACCGTCACGCTGACCGAAGATGGCACCGAACGTCTGGAACGGTTGCTGGAGGAAGCGGGCCTGCTTCAGGGCGACAATCTCTATGATTTCGAAAATACCCAGGTCGTCCACCACCTGAACCAGGCGCTGCGCGCGAACGTCATGTTCCGCCGCGACATCGATTATATCGTCAAGGACGGCAAGGTCGTCATCATCGACGAATTTACCGGCCGCATGATGGATGGCCGCCGCTGGTCCGATGGCCTGCATCAGGCGGTGGAGGCCAAGGAAGGCGTCCAGATCGAACCGGAAAACCAGACGCTGGCATCGGTCACTTTCCAGAACTACTTCCGCATGTATCCCAAGATTTCGGGCATGACCGGCACCGCTTCGACCGAAGCGACCGAATTCTACGAAATCTACAAGATGAACGTCGTCACCATTCCGACCAACAAGCCGGTGCAGCGGGTGGACGAGGAAGATAGTTTCTACAAGAATCTCGAAGACAAGTTTCGCGGCATTGCCAGGACGATCAAGGTTCATGCCGAACAGGGCCAGCCAGTGCTGGTCGGTACGGTGTCGATCGAAAAATCCGAAATGCTGTCCGAATTTCTCAATCAGGAAGGCGTCCCTCACGCTGTCCTCAACGCCCGCTTCCATGAACGCGAAGCGCATATCGTCGCGCAGGCCGGTCGCAAGGGCGTGGTGACGATCGCCACCAACATGGCCGGTCGCGGCACCGATATTCAGCTGGGCGGCAACCTGGAATTGCGGGTCGAGGACGAACTGCGCGACATGCCCGAAGGCCCGGAACGCGACGCCGCCATCGAAAATATCCGCGCCGAAATCGCCATCGAAAAGGCCGAAGTGCTGGCGGCGGGCGGCCTGTTCGTGCTGGCGACGGAGCGGCACGAAAGCCGCCGCATCGACAACCAGCTGCGCGGCCGTTCGGGCCGTCAGGGCGACCCCGGCCTCTCGCGCTTCTACCTCAGCCTTGACGATGACCTGATGCGCATCTTCGGCCCGGACACGATGTTCGCCAAGATGATCCGCTCGAACCTGGAAGATGGTGAGGCGCTGCCCCCGTCCAAATGGCTGAGCAAGGCAATCGAAACCGCGCAGAAAAAGGTCGAGGCGCGCAATTACGACATCCGCAAGCAGGTGGTCGAATATGACGATGTCATGAACGACCAGCGCAAGGTGATCTACGAACAGCGCGCCGACATCATGGACGCCGATACCGTCGATGACGTCGTTGTCGACATGCGCCACGAAACGGTCAACGACATCGTGGGTAGCTGCTGCCCCCCCGGCACCTATCCCGAACAGTGGAATGTCGAAAAGCTCAAGAGCCGGACCAGTGAAATATTGGGCCTCGAACCCGATTTCGACGCATGGCTGGCCGAGGACGCAGTCGATCCCGAACTGATCGAACAACGGCTGGTCACACTGGCCGACGAAGCGGTCGCGGACAAGGTTTCGACCGTCACGTCGGACGACTGGCACATGATCGAAAAATCGATCCTGCTCCAGAGCCTGGACCATCACTGGAAAGAACATCTTTCCACGCTCGATGCCCTGCGTCAGGTCGTTCACCTGCGCGCCTATGCGCAAAAGACGCCGATTAACGAGTATAAGCAGGAATCCTTCGCCCTGTTCGAACGGATGCTGGAAAATATTCGCGAAGACGTGACCGGCTCCATTGCCCGCGTCCAGTTCCGCATGGACGAAGCGCCGATGCCCGACTTCGACCTGCCGGTCCTGCCCGATTTCATCACTACCCATCTCGACCCGTTTTCGGGCGAGGATAACAGCGCGGACATCGACGCGGGCAGCTTTGGCGGCATCACCACCACCATCCCGCGCGCGCCGGTCGCAGATGGCGAATTTGCCAATCTGGACATCAGCCGCAACGCGATGTGTCCTTGCGGATCGGGCCAGAAATACAAGCATTGCCACGGCGCGCTCGCCTGA
- a CDS encoding ArnT family glycosyltransferase translates to MVEFRALRVARWRAVPVAIWIAVLAALWFAALAMATPFDHDESQYVAGAHFAARLTIFRDFLYLQPPIHAWAYAPIAWGFPGHAVMAMRMATAMTALATLWLLWRGQRIAGVSRASAMMAVMLVSATAAFQFSASVVRNDMLPTMLTAMAMVAALMALRDGRGRLWLAAGLCLGLAIATKLNFAPVGIAAGLFLVASRRQGSVRAAGWLGTGAVVGMVPMLLAWWGAPDGFVHGVLTFGISAPHAWYAANGAAQDLSLAEKGADLIKYLAKGPALVALMLIIARCRRIFDAPGRRLALWMIGGAMIGAALPTPTQVQYLLPLLPPLALALGFCLDDVRRVSERSRRIMLGLLVIASVPGMVEPARDMMAMLRGGSPVLAAARDARESGALVRAVAGDGMIATLSPHLMIDSGLAIDPRFAPGPFVYRTGALLSPVEARSLHVMTPATLGDLDRAPPAAILTGYERGTRKLPLRPDDGLVGYARSRGYRAVPMRDGVGMLFVRAIPANAR, encoded by the coding sequence ATGGTTGAGTTTCGGGCGCTGAGGGTGGCGCGGTGGCGCGCGGTGCCAGTCGCGATCTGGATCGCTGTCCTTGCGGCGCTCTGGTTCGCGGCGCTGGCGATGGCCACGCCGTTCGACCATGACGAAAGCCAATATGTGGCAGGCGCGCATTTCGCCGCGCGGCTGACGATCTTTCGCGACTTCCTGTATCTTCAGCCGCCGATCCATGCCTGGGCCTATGCGCCCATTGCCTGGGGCTTTCCCGGCCATGCCGTGATGGCGATGCGGATGGCGACGGCCATGACCGCGCTGGCGACGCTCTGGCTGCTGTGGCGGGGGCAGCGGATCGCCGGGGTATCGCGGGCCAGTGCGATGATGGCGGTGATGCTGGTGAGCGCGACGGCCGCATTTCAGTTCAGCGCCAGCGTGGTGCGCAACGACATGCTGCCCACGATGCTGACGGCCATGGCAATGGTGGCGGCGCTGATGGCACTGCGCGATGGGCGCGGGCGGCTTTGGCTGGCGGCGGGGCTGTGCCTTGGGCTGGCGATCGCGACCAAGCTGAATTTCGCGCCGGTCGGGATAGCGGCGGGCCTGTTCCTTGTCGCGTCGCGGCGGCAGGGGAGCGTCCGGGCGGCGGGGTGGCTTGGCACGGGCGCGGTCGTGGGAATGGTGCCGATGCTGCTGGCATGGTGGGGTGCGCCCGACGGGTTCGTGCATGGCGTGCTGACATTCGGCATCAGCGCGCCCCATGCCTGGTACGCGGCCAATGGCGCGGCGCAGGATTTGTCGCTGGCGGAAAAGGGCGCGGACCTGATCAAATATCTGGCCAAGGGTCCGGCGCTGGTGGCGTTGATGCTGATTATCGCCCGTTGCAGGCGGATTTTCGATGCGCCGGGGCGCAGGCTGGCGCTGTGGATGATCGGCGGTGCCATGATCGGGGCGGCGTTGCCGACGCCGACGCAGGTGCAGTATCTGCTGCCCCTATTGCCGCCGCTGGCGCTGGCGCTGGGCTTTTGCCTGGATGATGTGCGCCGGGTTTCGGAGCGGTCGCGCCGGATCATGCTGGGGCTGCTGGTCATCGCCTCGGTTCCCGGCATGGTCGAGCCGGCGCGGGACATGATGGCGATGTTGCGTGGCGGGTCGCCTGTGCTGGCAGCGGCGCGGGATGCGCGGGAGAGCGGTGCGCTGGTGCGGGCTGTGGCCGGGGACGGGATGATCGCCACCCTGTCGCCGCACCTGATGATCGACAGCGGGCTGGCGATCGACCCGCGCTTTGCCCCCGGCCCGTTCGTCTATCGCACCGGGGCGTTGCTATCCCCGGTTGAGGCACGCAGCCTGCATGTCATGACGCCAGCGACGCTGGGCGATCTGGACCGCGCGCCGCCCGCCGCGATCCTGACCGGCTATGAACGCGGCACGCGCAAGCTGCCGCTGCGGCCCGACGACGGACTGGTCGGCTATGCCCGGTCGCGTGGCTATCGCGCGGTGCCGATGCGCGACGGGGTGGGCATGTTGTTCGTGCGGGCTATTCCGGCAAACGCCAGGTGA
- a CDS encoding energy transducer TonB: MMDKRIREVILAVGAFGLLAAAVMLWQRQSAIDLPQPEPARPLTPMPPTPQPLLPSLPPPDARATPATSPGTWFSDADYPAEAARNGWHGTAAFRLTIDGMGQVAQCAITASTDHAVLDEATCRLLTPRARFTPARTASGVAAADSYNGRITWRLPE; the protein is encoded by the coding sequence ATGATGGACAAACGAATCAGGGAAGTGATCCTCGCGGTCGGTGCGTTCGGTTTGCTGGCGGCGGCGGTCATGCTGTGGCAGCGGCAATCGGCCATCGACCTGCCCCAGCCGGAACCGGCGCGCCCGCTCACGCCAATGCCGCCGACGCCCCAGCCTCTACTGCCCTCGCTCCCCCCGCCCGATGCCCGCGCGACCCCGGCGACCAGCCCCGGCACATGGTTCAGCGACGCCGACTATCCGGCAGAGGCGGCCCGCAACGGCTGGCACGGCACAGCCGCCTTCCGGCTGACGATCGACGGCATGGGGCAAGTCGCACAGTGCGCCATTACCGCCTCAACGGACCATGCCGTGCTGGACGAAGCGACCTGCCGCCTCCTTACCCCCCGCGCCCGCTTCACCCCCGCCCGCACCGCGTCGGGCGTTGCCGCAGCCGACAGCTATAATGGCCGCATCACCTGGCGTTTGCCGGAATAG